One Ostrea edulis chromosome 2, xbOstEdul1.1, whole genome shotgun sequence genomic region harbors:
- the LOC125678951 gene encoding galectin-4-like, whose protein sequence is MKKQKGHYMDGPEIQELDDDLPERWQSDEESSPDVPRDDRGYPDVSYPMSPVPMDSTYGYPASGFQLGYQSPPRRRNETGHPAHIYSPAMPFSAMIPGGAKPGRRITIEGVAGHQKFSVQLTDSFQVDVGLFFNPVIHWGTDSGTVIMNMRFYGCWGREIREKENFPFEASAVFTVDILFKEDQYEIEVNNDHTYRFLHRLHPVGRFQTLVIEGDVRVKHVQFR, encoded by the exons ATGAAAAAGCAGAAAGGGCACTACATGGATGGTCCGGAAATTCAGGAATTGGATGATGACCTTCCAGAAAGGTGGCAATCAGACGAAGAGAGCTCTCCGGATGTTCCGAGAGACGATAGAGGTTATCCGGATGTTTCCTACCCAATGTCTCCAGTTCCCATGGACTCGACCTATGGCTACCCTGCCTCCGGTTTCCAGCTCGGCTACCAGTCGCCTCCGCGGCGGCGCAACGAGACCGGACATCCCGCTCATATCTACAGTCCG GCAATGCCGTTTTCAGCGATGATTCCTGGCGGGGCAAAACCTGGAAGACGAATAACAATAGAAGGCGTGGCTGGTCACCAAAA GTTTTCTGTTCAACTGACTGACTCTTTCCAAGTAGACGTGGGTTTATTCTTTAACCCAGTAATCCATTGGGGGACGGACTCGGGGACCGTCATTATGAACATGCGTTTCTATGGTTGCTGGGGACGAGAAATTAGGGAGAAGGAAAATTTCCCGTTTGAGGCCAGTGCTGTGTTTACAGTCGACATTTTATTTAAGGAGGACCAATACGAA ATAGAAGTCAATAATGATCATACATATAGATTTCTTCATCGACTTCATCCAGTGGGCAGGTTTCAGACTCTGGTCATTGAGGGAGACGTTAGAGTGAAGCACGTGCAGTTCCGATGA